The proteins below are encoded in one region of Ereboglobus luteus:
- a CDS encoding 1,4-dihydroxy-2-naphthoate polyprenyltransferase has translation MSNAADKPSVLKIWILASRPRTLPAAVAPVMVASALAWHDGVFHWPAALACLLFALFIQIGTNFANDYYDYVKGADTAERVGPRRAVAMGWVSPRTMRAAMWIVFGVAFGCGLTLLRFGGWPLLAIGVASVICGIAYTGGPYPLGYNGLGDVFVFVFFGFVAVGATYFVQAATVTAAAWVVGAGVGALAVNILVVNNYRDAETDARAGKRTLVVRFGRGFSRAQFACGLLVAFAAPVVLCARGYSLWTLLPLALAPMAWMHARRLRTGKTPPEQIALLGDTGKLLALYAVLFSAGLLLGTRT, from the coding sequence ATGTCCAACGCCGCCGACAAACCCTCCGTATTGAAAATCTGGATACTCGCCTCGCGTCCGCGCACGCTGCCGGCGGCGGTTGCGCCGGTGATGGTCGCGTCGGCGCTCGCATGGCACGACGGCGTGTTTCACTGGCCCGCGGCGCTCGCGTGCCTGCTGTTCGCTTTGTTCATCCAGATCGGCACCAACTTTGCGAACGACTATTACGATTACGTGAAGGGCGCCGACACTGCCGAGCGCGTGGGGCCGAGGCGCGCCGTCGCGATGGGGTGGGTGAGTCCGCGCACGATGCGCGCGGCGATGTGGATTGTGTTCGGCGTGGCGTTCGGGTGCGGGCTGACGCTGCTGCGCTTCGGCGGGTGGCCGTTGCTGGCAATCGGCGTGGCGAGCGTGATCTGCGGCATCGCCTACACGGGCGGCCCGTATCCGCTCGGCTACAACGGGCTCGGCGATGTTTTTGTTTTTGTGTTCTTCGGTTTTGTCGCCGTGGGCGCGACTTATTTTGTGCAGGCGGCCACGGTCACGGCGGCAGCGTGGGTAGTCGGCGCGGGCGTGGGCGCGCTGGCGGTGAACATCCTCGTGGTGAACAATTATCGCGACGCCGAGACCGACGCGCGCGCGGGCAAGCGCACGCTCGTGGTGCGTTTCGGGCGCGGATTTTCGCGCGCGCAATTCGCGTGCGGTTTGCTGGTCGCGTTTGCGGCGCCGGTTGTGTTGTGCGCGCGCGGTTACTCGTTGTGGACGCTGCTGCCGCTCGCGCTCGCGCCGATGGCGTGGATGCACGCGCGCCGGCTGCGAACCGGAAAAACGCCGCCGGAACAGATCGCGCTTTTGGGCGACACGGGCAAATTGCTCGCGCTTTACGCGGTGCTTTTTAGCGCGGGATTGTTGTTGGGAACGCGGACTTGA
- a CDS encoding protein-disulfide reductase DsbD family protein: MFSRFRLVFALVVVSGFLPVASAPAFASLFSFGGSQQVRASLVALDESVQPGGTVTVALKLEHAPGWHTYWINAGTGLPTTIAWKLPEGWRAGEIQWPVPSPIKDRQGNITGNGYNDVVYQPVTLTAPANLAIGTTVTLKGRADWLMCADVCEPGGADVSVTLPVLAAAPKPSALRAKVFATPPMPEKTGDARVTASRAPGTKSVTLVFSPSPVSANDAAPHFFGLDALIQYDQAQSAKIENGALSLTLPMSDSYDGDGRRLAGVLAFTDAKGVWRGYDIDVVIGDSDDAAGAGAGKSSATTAGASAGSTGGIAGTLLLAFVGGLILNLMPCVFPVLGIKILGFVNQAGASRRKVTLHGIAFTVGVLVSFWALAGLLAVLRAGGEQLGWGFQLQSPVFVFALAALLLIFAMSMSGVFEFGLSATSVGGGLQTKGGYAGSFFTGVLATVVATPCSAPFLAPALGAALAMSTGESFFVFTAIALGLSTPYLLLSIFPGAVKVLPRPGAWMETFKQAMAFPLYATVGYLVWVLAGQLSENGLLMALFAFVLVALGVWFYGRYAAPGNSSRRKTIGIAGALVCLLLGGLLGWPRAAAPTDIVWKKWSPSAVASAQASGKTVYVDFTARWCATCQANKKLVFSSDEVNRVFRDKNIVALKADWTNKDAQITAELAKFGRSAVPFNLVYKPGEPEPVVLPELLTPGIVLDALK; this comes from the coding sequence ATGTTTTCACGTTTTCGTTTAGTTTTCGCGCTGGTCGTCGTTTCCGGATTTCTTCCGGTTGCAAGCGCGCCCGCGTTTGCCTCCTTGTTTTCGTTCGGCGGTTCGCAACAGGTGCGGGCGTCGCTGGTCGCGCTCGACGAGTCCGTCCAGCCGGGCGGGACGGTGACCGTGGCGCTCAAGCTCGAGCACGCGCCGGGCTGGCACACTTACTGGATCAACGCCGGCACCGGTTTGCCGACCACGATTGCGTGGAAGCTTCCCGAGGGCTGGCGGGCGGGTGAAATCCAGTGGCCGGTGCCGTCGCCCATCAAGGATCGTCAGGGCAACATCACCGGCAACGGATACAACGATGTCGTTTATCAGCCCGTCACGCTCACGGCCCCGGCAAACCTGGCGATCGGAACAACAGTCACACTGAAGGGCAGGGCCGACTGGCTCATGTGCGCCGATGTGTGCGAACCCGGCGGCGCGGATGTTTCCGTCACGCTGCCCGTGCTCGCCGCGGCGCCCAAACCGTCCGCGTTGCGCGCGAAGGTTTTTGCAACACCGCCCATGCCGGAAAAAACAGGCGACGCCCGCGTGACGGCCTCGCGCGCGCCCGGGACGAAAAGCGTGACACTCGTTTTTTCGCCGTCGCCGGTTTCGGCGAATGATGCCGCGCCGCATTTTTTCGGCCTCGACGCGTTGATTCAATACGATCAGGCGCAATCCGCCAAAATCGAAAACGGCGCGCTTTCGCTGACGCTGCCCATGTCCGACTCTTACGATGGCGATGGCCGCCGTCTCGCCGGCGTGCTTGCGTTCACCGATGCGAAGGGCGTTTGGCGCGGTTATGATATCGACGTGGTGATCGGCGACTCGGATGACGCTGCTGGCGCGGGAGCGGGAAAATCGTCCGCGACAACCGCGGGGGCGTCCGCCGGAAGCACCGGGGGAATTGCGGGCACGCTTCTGCTCGCGTTTGTCGGCGGGCTCATCCTCAACCTCATGCCGTGCGTGTTTCCGGTGCTCGGCATAAAAATCCTCGGCTTCGTAAACCAGGCCGGGGCGTCGCGCCGCAAGGTCACGCTGCACGGCATCGCGTTTACGGTCGGCGTGCTGGTCTCGTTTTGGGCGCTGGCGGGATTGCTGGCGGTGCTGCGCGCGGGCGGCGAACAACTTGGCTGGGGCTTCCAACTGCAATCGCCGGTTTTCGTTTTTGCGCTGGCGGCGCTGCTGCTGATTTTTGCGATGAGCATGAGCGGCGTGTTTGAGTTCGGGCTTTCGGCGACATCGGTCGGCGGCGGCCTGCAAACCAAGGGAGGCTACGCCGGATCGTTTTTCACGGGTGTGCTGGCGACTGTCGTGGCGACGCCGTGCAGCGCGCCGTTTCTCGCGCCCGCGCTCGGCGCGGCGCTGGCCATGTCAACGGGCGAGTCGTTTTTCGTTTTCACGGCAATCGCGCTCGGACTTTCAACGCCGTATCTGCTGCTCTCGATTTTTCCCGGTGCGGTGAAAGTGCTGCCGCGTCCCGGCGCGTGGATGGAAACCTTCAAGCAGGCGATGGCGTTTCCGCTCTACGCGACCGTCGGCTATCTGGTTTGGGTGCTCGCGGGGCAGCTTTCCGAAAACGGACTTTTGATGGCGCTCTTCGCGTTTGTTTTGGTTGCGCTGGGCGTGTGGTTTTACGGGCGCTACGCGGCTCCGGGCAATTCGTCCAGGCGCAAAACCATCGGCATCGCGGGCGCGCTTGTCTGTCTGCTGCTCGGCGGCTTGCTTGGCTGGCCGCGCGCGGCGGCGCCGACGGATATTGTTTGGAAAAAATGGAGCCCGTCGGCGGTCGCCTCCGCGCAAGCGTCGGGAAAAACGGTGTATGTCGATTTCACCGCGCGCTGGTGCGCGACCTGCCAGGCGAACAAAAAACTCGTGTTCAGCTCGGACGAGGTGAACCGCGTGTTTCGCGACAAAAACATCGTCGCGCTCAAGGCCGACTGGACAAACAAGGACGCGCAAATCACCGCCGAGCTCGCGAAGTTCGGCCGCTCCGCCGTGCCCTTCAACCTGGTCTACAAACCCGGCGAGCCGGAGCCTGTTGTGCTGCCGGAATTGCTCACGCCCGGCATCGTGCTGGATGCGTTGAAGTAG